A stretch of the Deinococcota bacterium genome encodes the following:
- the mqnB gene encoding futalosine hydrolase, with translation GELYRGHFAHLPVFLAHLGVGKVNTAAGLALALEATGAETVLQFGVGGAFPGSGLEPGELALAAHELHLDSGLRDGGGWHDMRALGFPLLDGRPPYYNLFPTHPELLIALKKITGALSGGFGTSETVTGTFEEAERLAGQHGVIVESMEGAAAAQVCTALRVPFGELRGISNLVGERDKRNWRLAAAVLAANQAVLDLLREC, from the coding sequence GGAGAGCTCTACCGCGGCCACTTCGCTCACCTGCCCGTCTTCCTGGCCCATCTGGGCGTCGGCAAGGTCAACACCGCCGCGGGCCTCGCCCTGGCGCTCGAGGCCACCGGGGCGGAGACCGTCCTTCAGTTCGGCGTCGGCGGGGCCTTTCCCGGCAGTGGCCTGGAGCCGGGCGAGCTCGCCCTGGCGGCGCACGAGCTTCACCTGGACAGCGGGCTGCGGGACGGCGGCGGCTGGCACGACATGAGGGCGCTCGGCTTCCCGCTCCTGGACGGCCGCCCCCCCTACTACAACCTCTTCCCCACCCATCCTGAACTCCTGATCGCGCTAAAAAAGATCACGGGCGCCCTCAGTGGCGGCTTTGGCACCTCCGAGACCGTCACGGGAACCTTCGAGGAGGCGGAGCGGCTGGCAGGGCAGCACGGCGTTATCGTCGAGTCGATGGAGGGCGCCGCCGCCGCCCAGGTCTGCACGGCCTTGCGCGTCCCCTTCGGCGAGCTTCGGGGGATCAGCAACCTCGTCGGCGAGCGCGACAAGCGCAACTGGCGGCTCGCGGCGGCGGTGCTGGCCGCCAACCAGGCCGTACTCGACCTCCTGCGCGAGTGCTGA